From a region of the Danio aesculapii chromosome 4, fDanAes4.1, whole genome shotgun sequence genome:
- the LOC130223539 gene encoding stabilin-2-like, with product MVNCLSGWSKDGDECQAINNCLDPSRGGCHPNATCIYVGPGQTDCACKSGYHGNRRECEPVNQCVEQKGGCHFLEVSTIPDLLGFNQWISMSRKRRCMYSRVLHGDTLLTIGCKFSCEKIAISASVSTDAAKMV from the exons atggTGAAC TGTCTGAGTGGATGGAGTAAGGATGGAGACGAGTGCCAGGCCATTAATAACTGTCTGGATCCATCCAGAGGAGGGTGTCACCCTAATGCCACCTGCATCTACGTGGGCCCAGGACAG ACTGACTGTGCTTGCAAAAGTGGTTACCACGGCAACAGGAGGGAGTGTGAACCTGTCAATCAGTGTGTGGAGCAGAAGGGTGGATGCCATTTCCTG GAGGTGTCGACCATCCCAGATCTTCTAGGATTTAACCAGTGGATCTCC ATGAGCAGAAAGAGAAGATGCATGTACAGCCGGGTGTTGCATGGAGACACGTTGCTGACCATTGGATGTAAATTTTCTTGTGAGAAAATCGCcatt AGTGCAAGTGTGTCCACGGACGCTGCAAAGATGGTATAG